The Juglans regia cultivar Chandler chromosome 10, Walnut 2.0, whole genome shotgun sequence genome includes the window tatatatatatatatatatcttttttctaCATGCCAACAATAAGGGATGGCCAGACTTCACTTCTGACTCCCTCTCGTTCATTTCCTATAAGAATAAGAAACTCAATAAACAAGTATCATTTTATACCGATTATATGGATTGTCATAGTTCCTTTTGCGACGGTTAGTTAATCGCTGAAGGTATGCTGAGTTcttgttgaaataaatttatatttttacacattGAAAAGATCTGTTATAAGTCACTACCTACCAAATTCAAATAGGGTCAATGCACATTTCTTACAATACAAACCTTTGGGGATGTGTTAGTGATGAGCATACGACTCTTTCATCCATCTCTTCAAAATGAAGTCAtcctcaaatttaaagaaataattcGGCCACTCAATAAATCTGTGAGACCTAGTTGCACAgattctactttttatttaacaaCCTCCACAGATTCTATTCACCAGGTCCAAGTCTCtcagaatttattttgtgacttctttatcaatttatttatcatattgtgGAATGGTGAGTTTCATTCTCAAGCATGGTTTATTTACcattttttggttttagtttttttattcttaagcaTATATTATAGTCCTTTCATTTGGGTTAAGGAGATCATAATATGGTCATATTAGGAGTAGGGATCTTTTCAGAGAATGTCAAAAGAATTTTACCTTACAGATCTGTAAGGTAAAATTCTGCTGgcgtggatttttttttttaaattttctgaaaCAATATTTGCGGCGAGTACATTTCgccgcaaatatttttttttaaaagaacactATTTGCGGTGACTAAATATCGCCAGAAATATCCTTTTACAGCAACAATTACTCGCCGTGAAATGGACAAtcttttttgcagcgattttaaccGCTGCAAAAAAGAGTATATAAGGCGATTTTTTAACACGCTGCAAATAATATCAAGGTATTTTCAGCGATTTTGTTGTGTATTAGCGACGGTATAaaacgctgcaaatactttttcgcAGCGAAACAAGACTGAAATCCTaacgttatttgcggcgaaaaaaataatattagcaacgaaaaaaatcgctgtaaataaaaatttttggcaACGAATTTTGTATTTCGCTGGCGAATCTTTTAAAAGGCTCTACAATTGCGACGAAAGTCCGGCGCagcataaatcgctgcaaaaaaatattttgcagcgatttatggtGTTATTTGCAGCGAATTTAAGCGCCGGAAAAGACCTTGTTTGATCAGTTTGCTAAATGTGATAAGTTCATCGCTCTTTGGGCTTCGATTACTAAGAAATAGAGACTTTCTATTGCTGccattttatatgtatatgttgCAATTATCTATGTTCCCAATGTGCATATATATGATGTAGCACCAGGCAGACTGTTAGCTAGTGTATCATCTTACGAGAATAGTTTTGTCCCGTTGGCGGCCTGTCCCTTCTCGGATCATCCCCGCACGTGTCCCTAGTCATCTCATTAAATTTGAGGGAGGGATCTCTCTCTCCCATTAAATGGGCGCCCTTCCTCACCGACAAGAAAGATGGGTAGGTTATCTTGCGACTCTAGGCCCCTTGAGGGCTCTTTGGCTCGCGAATTGGGTCCCAATTTCGCCCTTCCAGTTTGCGTACAATTTGTTCAAAACTATTTGTGCgtacaattatatatacttgaatttatttttcaaaaggacTAATCAAAGATGGCAATTTATACCTTTAACGACACTAACTTCTCaccacagaaaaataaaatcacattcaCGAAGTTTCCATCACCAGTATTGCTGTTACGGAAGCTGAACTTAACTTTGACAACTTTGCTAATTTTATGCTTTTGAATAAATGTTTGTAAATGTTGACTTGCCTTGTTGGGAATAAATCAATTAGCTATAATTACGTTTGAGTTGCTTAATTTCCGTGTATGTCAGAATACATTCCTTGTAAACCCATATGGTTATAAGTTCAGAAGGATGCTATAAATGGaggtatttgaaaaatattcaaacaaattatttGCAAAGGTGGGATCCTCATTAAACAACCCACgacttttatcaaaatttatacACAATAGGTAGAACACATTGGAGTGATCCAGCGTCCTTTCCTGTTGATCCACCAGTCACTCGTTCAATCACTCGCGCTCGTAACATTTTGGCATCAGAGTAGGTCATGATAAGacttatgaaaaaatttgagGAAACTAGTGCGAAGGTAGATTCCCTGGCCGATAAGAGTTTGGGAGATGCAGAAGGCTCAGGATCAAGAAATAGACACTGACGGAGTCATGGAGGAGGGAGCAACGTCTCGACAGTTCCAAAATTGGCCAAGTTGGACTTTCCGAGGTACAACGGTTTGGATGGTCTGACCAGTTAGATTTATCGGGTGGAGTAATTTTTTGATTGTCAACAAACGGATGAGATCGAGAAATTACCATTGGCAGCATATCATCTGAAGGGAGAGGTGCAGATGTGGTACCAATTATTCAAGGATACTGAAGAGATTAATTCGCGGGAGGCATTGAAAAGGGGACTTCGAATTCGATATGGACCAATCATGTTCGAAGATCATTTTGGCACATTGAGCAAGTTGCGCCAAACTGGAACTGTTCATGAATATCGCTGCAATTTGAGTAGCTACTGAGTTGTGTTAGAGGATTGGCCCCTACTCATCAATTGGGGTGTTTCATAAATGGACTCAAGGAGGCTATACGAATTGATGTGCAGGCTGCACGATCAACATCCATCACAGATGCCATTGGACTGTCCCAATTGTTTGAAGCAAGGCATGCCAAGAGGCCAATAGCTATGGAGGTCATGAAGTGGCCAGTGAATGTGGAACCTATGCCACCCCCGCTGCCTTCGGCAAATTTGTCAAGAAATAAAACACCACCCATACGGTGTCTCAGCTCAAGTGAGAtataagaaaaaaggaagaagggaCTATGTTTTAATtgcaatgaaaattttgtacctagtaaaaaattattttttattaaaggaaTATTTCTGAATGAAGAGGAAATGGAGGACGACGAATGTAAAGCACAACTGATTGATAACAAGAAAGAACTGGTGATCTCACTCCACACCATCGTGGGAACCACTTCCCCACAAACAATGAGGATCATAGGCGTCACCAAGGGGCATGGTATCACAGTACTTCTTGACTCTGggaattctcataatttttttaacacatcGTTCGCTGAGGCAATGGGCTTACCGCTTCGGCGTATCCGTGGAATGAAAGTAAAGGTAGCCAATGGGAGAAGTTAGATTGTAAGGGTAGATGTGATGaggttcaaatattttttcatggtatCTTGTTctccattgattttttttgttagccATTAAAGGATGTGATGCAGTTTTAGGCACTCAATGGTTGCGCACTTTGGGACCAATATGTTAAGATTTTACCAAACTAGTGAGGAGCTTTGATTACATGGGAAGTCGAATGGGGTTGAAGGGGATTAAGGGCCCGAAGCATAAGGTGGTGGAAGGGGGAGTTGCAGCAAGGGAGTTAAAGGTAGAAAAAAACTGGGCTACTATGCTAGTTGTTTTCGTCTGAACAACTGGGAAGTGACACAGCAGCCTCaagtttttcaattaatttgggTGCTAATTTTGTAGGGCCTGCAACAACTTCAGCTAGTTTGAACAAATTATTGCAggagtttaaaataatattttcggAGCCGAGGGGGTTGCCTCCAAACTGAACCCACAATCACAAAATACCATTGGAGCATGGCTCAGGACCAGTCAATGTGAGGCCTTACCGCTACCCTCATCTCATCAAAGGAGAAATTGAGAAGTTGATCACAAGCTTGCTGTAGTCAGGTGTGGTGTGACCAAGTAGCAGTCCATAGCCGATATTGATGGTAAAAAAAAGGACGGATCATGGCACCTATGTGTGGACTATAGAGCTCTCAACCAAATTACGGTAAAagataaatttcttatactaGTCATCGATGCGATACTGGACGAATTAAATGGagcaaaaatattctcaaaattagATCTTCGCTTGGGATATCACCAAATTAAGATGCACGATCTAGATATAGAGAAAATGGCATTTCGCACGTATCATAGGCATTACGAGTTTCTTGCATCGCTTCTTCTGTGTCTCTTCTGAGCTATCCAGAACGGGTTGTCGTAAGCATGTGAAATACACGTAAGATCTATGAAAATCTCATAGACGACACCACTATTAATGTCATGTTTCGCACGCCTTTGGATCAGGTCCTGACAAGTCAGGTCTTTAGAATTGCAAAAGATAGGGAAGGAGGCAACTATGAGAGTGCGGCCTTGGAACCGAGGAGTCTCTGATGTCAAAGTCAGTAAATtttcttggaagtttgtaaataagtgtaAGAGTCTAGAGATCAGAGAGGGTTTTTTCGTACTTgagacttgctatttataccataagTATGAAGGGACAGATCGTGTCTGCCCTCATGGAGTCCATGTCCTTCCTACTGTTCCATTTGTCAGAGTCCTTTAACGTGGCGTGACTCTGTGACGATATCATTAATGTTGCGTATAGCTCGTGTAGCCGTGTCATTAATGCAGTGTGATTTTTCGATTTTCCTCTTCTTGCTAGCCTCCTTGGTGGTTCGTTGATGTCCCTCTTGTCAGAGGCTCGAGGGTCCCCCATATATTATGCCCACTACACGGACAAGCATTCAAGAGCTGGACACTACTCGAGGGATCTTCAGGTCGATAAGTCTTATATCTTGCAACACGTTCTCTCATGCAGGTTGCATCCAAAGGAGCCTACCAATGGTCCGGGTTAGAGTCTTTATTTGTTCTGAGCTGAGCCTTTGGTTCTTGCTCCCTTAGTTGCTATTCTCAGGCCCGTTGGGACTGAAGGGAAAAAGTCCCCTTACAGACATAAttacagtaattaatttaaaattaattataaaataggatGTTATAAGTTTatcattatctaaaaaaataaactttcaaaCTATGAACCTAACTAAAGAATAAGCTCAGTCAAGCaagcaatttttcttttgagttatTATAAATGTCCAAGGCATGATACAATATTTGCCTACCTATAATTAGTTCTGaaactatttgtatttgtaaCCATACAAGAAAAAGTTTTATACGAGATCACAATTTGAAATTCCTTGGTATCATTCtcaattaattacaaaatatatacttCTCCCCCAGAAAATATAAAAGTACCCCATTCATGACTACATTTGGATCATCACTGATCCAAATATCTCCATGACTCATGATCAACCTAATAATAGTCCAAACATAAGAAAATCTTCTCAAGTTATACAAAAACCCAGTTTTTTGCAGGACTACTATTGCACCAATGTTTCTTCAAATGCAACACCTATCACTTCTTCTAAAGATGGTTCTAAAGGTAATCCATATCCTATCTCTTCTTTCTTATCTGCCAGTAGACTATCTAATTCTCATAGAGCTTTTCTTGcttcaatttcaaattatcCAGAACCTAAATCCTATAAACAAGCTGCACAATTTCCTGAATGGCAAAAATCTATGAAAAATGTAATTGATGCTTTTGAGTTAAACAAAACTTGGAACCTTATTACTCTACCTAAAAATAAACAGACTATTGGTTGCAAATGTGTATTCAGAGTAAAATATAAAGTTGATGGAAGCATAGAAAGGCACAAGGCTAGATTAGTAGCAAAGGGCTATAATCAACAAGAGGGTTTGGATTTCTTTGATACTTTTTCTCCTGTGACAAAGGTGACTTCTATTAGACTATTACTTGCTATAGCTGCAATTAAGAATTGGCATCTTCATCAATTGGATGTAAACAACGTATTCGTACATGGTGATTTAcaagaagaaatttatatggagCTGCCTCCTGGAATGCCTACTCTAGAAAATAAAGTTTGTCATCTTTTGAAAAGTCTTTATGGCCTTAAGCAGACATCTAGAAAATGGTTTGAAAAGCTATCCATTGCCCTCATTAGCTATGGTTTCACTCAAGGAACTTCTAATTGCTctcttttcatatataaatcCACAACATCCTTCATGGCATTGctggtatatgttgatgatgtgtTGCTAGCTAGTGATAGCTTACAGGAAATTCAACTCCTAAAAGAATTTATGCATGATCAATTCACTATAAAGGACTTGAGGCCACTAAAATATTTCCTTGGCTTGGAAATAGCAAGATCAAAAGCAAGCATTTCTCTTTGCCAAAGGAAATATGTACTAGATATTCTTCAAGACACGGGAAAATTGGTACAAAGCCTGTTGCTTTTCCAATGGAGACCAATTTAAAACTCACAGCCACTGATTCTACTTTGTATGAAGATCCATCAGCCAACAGAAGACTCATAATTGGGAGACTCCTATACTTAACACTTACAAGACCATACCTTGCATATTTAGTTCAAGTCCTCAGCCAATTCCTTGTTAAGCCTGTTGTGAGTCATTATCTAGTAGCAGTTAGAGTGACTTGAAAGTCATTCCAGGTTAGGGATTATTCTTCTCATCATCCTCAAAATTACAACTCAAGGCCTTTTCAGATAGTGATTGGGCAGGGTGCATTGATACAAGGAGAAGTGTCACAGGGTTTATAGTGTTTTTGGGAGACTCATTGATCTCATGGAAGTCCAAAAAGCAAGTAACTATAAGTCGATCCTCTGTTGAAGCAGAATATCGAGCCCTTGTAGCCACAACATGTGAAGTCCAATGGTTGGTTTATGCACTGTAGGATTTACAAATCACCCATTCTCAGCCAACTTTAATGTACACTAATAGCAAGTCTGCAATGTCCATAGCCTCAAATCCAATTCAGCATGAAAGAACCAAACATATTCAAATTGACTGCCATTTAGTTCATGAAAAGGTGTAGCAAAACTTCCTCAAACTATTTTACATTCCATCTAGACTAGAGTTGGCAGACATATTTACAAAACCACTTACTTCTTTACCTTTTCATCATACTCTTCGCAAGATAAACATCCTTAATATTCAtgttcatcttgagggggagtgttggaGTATAGCCTCAAAAATAGAAGATATGAAATTAAAGTCAAAATATGATAATGGCAAAATAGACAATGAGCCTTGATAGTTAGTTGATAGTTATTTTCTGTTACTTTCTGTtactagtttcatttttatgtaaGTACATGTAAAACACTTGTATCAATCAATAGAGTTCATTTCAATACAAGATACGAtagtttttcatcttctttctctctgtTTCCAGTTTCAgttcttttatctttcttttatcaAGTTCTCAGCAAATTAAATTAggaaatatttcaaaacatcAGGCATAATTCCTGAATCCAgtaaaaaaagaaggaagaaagttCTTTGCAATGGATCGGAAGACTTGCTTTATAATATTGACTggaccaagctagctagctagctagggacgTTTTATATATGCTTTATTCCTTTCTTTAAGAGCATTCAGATAAGCATTAATATCAAGTGTATAGTTCGCTTTATTCTTCAAGAAGCTCACTTTGGTATTTGGTTCTCTCTTctgctttctttttattttgttaagtggTTCTCTTCTGATTAACGTGTCTGTAAAGGTGTTTTTCCCAGCTTCGGGCCGGAATCTTTAGACAGAGAAAATCACTTCTAAAATTCCATTCATGAAGAACCTTGCAAAACACCTAGAatgttttaatttatatataacaaccTATTATTTGCCTCTAATGTTCCTTGACCTACGCTCCTCTAGCCACCTGCTGGTACAAGTTTTGCCTATAAATTATTAAGAGAAGAAAGCTCCTAATTTCTTTGATTTGTACGCAACCAGCAGAAAACATTACACACTATTCGGAGCCCTGATCCAGAGCATGCAggtgattataaatattaaccCTAATCGGCAGGAACATACAAACAAGAGAGATGGTACAGTTCATCacatactcttttttttttttttttttgatcctgcatattacatgtatttatttCTGCATAAGTTACTTTACTGTACTTATTAACTtttactttataaataatagaagcaagattttgtttgattgtttgtttgtatgtatgtatgtacaaCAATCCTATCATTATCATCCATGAAAAGCCTAGCCAAAATTCAATCATATGCAGATTCTTGTTTGTTTCTTAATATGCTGGACTCATGTACTTCTAAAAGATTTGCTCCGATTGCTTGAGAATATATATGCAGCTGGTGTGTTGCCaagagatcatgatgatcaggaGCCGAAAAAGGGTTTTGTTGGGTTGTATCAAGACAGCAGTAGTGCTAAAGATCAGGGTAAAAACAATATGGCCACTGAACGCCTTACCGAGAAGAGCATGCGCAAGCCTGGAGAAGATCAAAGCCTAGTAGTAAAGCAGGAATATTTAAGCAACAACGTCGTCGAAAGAGACACAAAACCCAAGACTCCTGTGGATAATCCTACTGGGTATGATCCTTTTCTCGTGGGAGGAGGCATCAACCAAGATGGTAGATCGAATATTCTATATTGCAAGTTATGTTTAGTTTTATCTATCAATTATTTGATCAATTTCTGAATTTGCAATATTATGAAAACTATCATATGAtttaaatatacaattttattaatagtcatttttttaattattaaataaaaaaaattaaaattaaaatgtataaacgTTAAGATTGAAAGGTAAGTTTGAGAGACTCTACTAATATTTTCCATATAATTTTCGCAAACTAATtggtataaaaagaaaaacaaaagaaaatcatgataaagaaaaaagtatGTTCTTAattctcatgcatgcatatagttACAACTTACACGAGTAATTTGTActtcctttaaatatttttatgaacaaaATACGTACCCATCTCGATCGATCACTTTtagagatgatatatatatttggatcgCAGATCTGTCgtcaaaagagaaga containing:
- the LOC108989114 gene encoding uncharacterized protein LOC108989114 produces the protein MAEDIILDFSKKSDMAIMILSFLQDYYCTNVSSNATPITSSKDGSKAGVLPRDHDDQEPKKGFVGLYQDSSSAKDQGKNNMATERLTEKSMRKPGEDQSLVVKQEYLSNNVVERDTKPKTPVDNPTGYDPFLVGGGINQDDLSSKEKKKGGRRTPYSEPSKNVVDSVARTSSPLIEKEKKDTPKIMTATRVGPGVQSENIAAPAYSSGTGPVLVPQTQSHSSENKTADRELSTNNSIL